The Porphyrobacter sp. LM 6 sequence CAGATCCAGCCCGCAGCCCATGCGATCACCACCGCAGCCGGCACAAGCAGCGCCTGCGCCAGAACAGTGCCGACAAGACGGCTGAGCGAGACCCATATCATCGCCCGGCGGAATGTCGCCTCGCTTACCGTGCCGTCGACCACATCGTCGGTCAGCGCGGAGATCTGCGGGTCGATCAGCGCGAACAGCAGGATCGTGGCAAAGCCATTGACGATCGCGGTCATCTGCGAGGCGGTGACGCGGAATTCCGGCACCAGATATCCAGCATAGAGCGAGGCGAGCACCCCCACCGCCAGCAGGCCTTGCGCGGCGGCATTGGCGATCAGCACCGCCCAGCTCACCCCGCGCGGGCGCTTGAGGGCGCGCAGCGTTTCGGCAGACGGCAGCGCAATCGAATCCCGGATGGTGTGCAGCCCCGCCGGAGTAACGCTGCGCAGCAGCAGCCGTGTGGTCGAACGGTTGGCTTGAAAGAAGGTGATGGCTGCGGCGAACAGCCGCTGTCCGGTTGGCACCAGCAGGATGCCCACCAGCACTGCCCCCGCCGCAGAAGCCAGCACCAGCCGCAACTCCCACAGCAAAGCGTCGCCGCCGCCGCTCGCCAGCGCGGTCTCGATGCGCTTGGCAAGGAAGGGGCCGAGGAACCCGTTCGAGGTGCGCGAGACCAGCAGCAGGATGTTGAACAGCGCAAAGCTGAGCGCGATCCTGCCGGTGCGCACGCCTGCAATCCGCGCCGCATAGGCCAGCGCGCCGATGACGTTGATCAGCGCGGTCAGCGCGCAGATGAGGATGAGTTCGGTGTCCAAGCGGGCGGGTCTCTCAGATGATCGGCCAAGCCCTGTAAATGCTGAAGGCGCTTGTCGCGATCAGCACGAGCGACACCCCGACCAGCAGCACCCGCGGGCGCACCCGGCTGGCGAGCACGGCTCCAAAGGGCGCGGCGATCACGCCCCCGATGATCAGCCCCACCGTGATCAAGGTGAAGGCGGCAAAGCCGAGCGTCGCGATAAAGGCGATCGAGATCGACAGGGTCAGCAGGAACTCGGCAGAATTGACCGTGCCGATCACCTTCCTCGGATCGCCGCCCTGCACCAGCAGCTTGGACGTCACCACCGGCCCCCAGCCGCCGCCACCAGCGGCATCAAGGAAACCGCCAACCACCGCCAGGGGACGCGTGAAACGCGGATTTTCCGCACGGGGCTGCCACGGACGCAGCCCGCGCCACAGCAGATAGAACCCGATCCCGGTCAGATAGAGCATCACATAGGGCTTCGCCGCCGAGGCATCGACGCTGGAGAGCAGATAGGCCCCCGTCACCCCGCCCAGCACACCGAACGGCACCAGCCGCCTGAACAGCCCCCAGTCGACATTCCGGTGCCAGATATGGCTCGCGCCCGAGGCACCGGTCGTGAACAGCTCGACGACGTGCACACTCGCCGAGGCTGTCGCGGGCGGCACGCCCAGCGCGCTCACCAGCAGGGTCTGGGTGATCACCCCGAAGGCCATGCCCAGCGCTCCGTCGATCATCTGCGCCGCCATGCCGATGGCAATGAACGGCGCGATGTCGATCAGGAGCGGTAACAAATCTGGCATGAGGCATGTCCTCTCTGGCGGTACGGGCAGGGATCAGAATGCGATGCTGGCGGTCGCGCCCCAGGTGCGCGGATCACCCGGAAGGCCTGCGATCAGCCCGGTATTGCCCGGGCCGACAAACAATTGCTCGAAATAGTTTTCGTCAAACGCATTGCGCACCCAGGCGAAGAGGTTGAGTCCGTCATCTGAACGGAA is a genomic window containing:
- a CDS encoding lipid II flippase Amj family protein, translating into MDTELILICALTALINVIGALAYAARIAGVRTGRIALSFALFNILLLVSRTSNGFLGPFLAKRIETALASGGGDALLWELRLVLASAAGAVLVGILLVPTGQRLFAAAITFFQANRSTTRLLLRSVTPAGLHTIRDSIALPSAETLRALKRPRGVSWAVLIANAAAQGLLAVGVLASLYAGYLVPEFRVTASQMTAIVNGFATILLFALIDPQISALTDDVVDGTVSEATFRRAMIWVSLSRLVGTVLAQALLVPAAVVIAWAAGWI
- a CDS encoding sulfite exporter TauE/SafE family protein; its protein translation is MPDLLPLLIDIAPFIAIGMAAQMIDGALGMAFGVITQTLLVSALGVPPATASASVHVVELFTTGASGASHIWHRNVDWGLFRRLVPFGVLGGVTGAYLLSSVDASAAKPYVMLYLTGIGFYLLWRGLRPWQPRAENPRFTRPLAVVGGFLDAAGGGGWGPVVTSKLLVQGGDPRKVIGTVNSAEFLLTLSISIAFIATLGFAAFTLITVGLIIGGVIAAPFGAVLASRVRPRVLLVGVSLVLIATSAFSIYRAWPII